A genomic window from Synechococcus sp. CBW1107 includes:
- a CDS encoding aspartate aminotransferase family protein, whose translation MDTYARLPLELVEGRGVWVRDRQGRRYLDCVAGIATCTLGHSDRVMRRALSRQLGRLQHVSNLYKIPEQEDLARWIVSRSCADRVFFCNSGAEANEAAIKLARKHGHQVRGIERPLILTAQASFHGRTLATVSATGQPKYHQGFEPMVEGFHFFPYNDTAAFEALLSRSEADGARVAAVMLEPLQGEGGVNPGDPAFFQRVRQLCDEHRILLIFDEVQIGMGRSGCLWGYEKLGVEPDAFTTAKGLGGGFPIGALAVKQAFDHFRPGDHASTFGGNPLACRAGLTVAQELERRLLVPHVQRMGELLQQLLAELVGRHPQLLEGVRGWGLLQGLVLRPEAPTAPQIVQSAIEKGLLVVPAGPRVVRLVPPLVIQPRQLRQAVALLEQALLAISERV comes from the coding sequence ATGGACACCTATGCCCGTCTGCCCCTGGAGCTCGTCGAAGGACGGGGGGTCTGGGTCCGTGACCGGCAGGGGCGCCGATATCTCGATTGCGTGGCCGGGATCGCCACCTGCACCCTCGGCCACAGCGACAGGGTGATGCGCCGGGCCCTGAGCCGCCAGCTGGGTCGGCTTCAGCACGTCTCCAACCTTTACAAGATCCCCGAGCAGGAGGATCTGGCCCGCTGGATCGTCAGCCGCAGCTGTGCCGACCGCGTCTTCTTCTGCAATTCCGGCGCCGAAGCCAACGAGGCCGCCATCAAGCTGGCCCGCAAGCATGGCCATCAGGTGCGCGGGATTGAACGCCCGCTGATTCTCACGGCCCAGGCCAGTTTCCATGGCCGCACTCTGGCAACCGTCAGTGCCACCGGTCAGCCCAAATACCACCAGGGCTTCGAGCCGATGGTGGAGGGATTCCACTTCTTCCCCTACAACGACACCGCCGCCTTCGAAGCCCTGCTGAGCCGCAGCGAAGCCGACGGAGCTCGGGTGGCGGCCGTGATGCTGGAACCTCTCCAGGGCGAGGGGGGGGTCAACCCCGGTGATCCGGCCTTCTTCCAGCGTGTGCGCCAGCTCTGCGATGAGCACCGCATCCTGCTGATCTTCGATGAGGTCCAGATCGGCATGGGCCGCAGCGGCTGCCTCTGGGGCTACGAAAAACTGGGTGTTGAACCCGATGCCTTCACAACGGCCAAGGGACTGGGCGGAGGCTTCCCGATCGGTGCCCTGGCGGTGAAGCAGGCCTTCGATCACTTCCGACCAGGTGACCACGCCAGCACCTTCGGGGGCAACCCCCTGGCCTGCCGGGCCGGCCTCACGGTGGCCCAGGAGCTGGAACGGCGGCTTCTGGTGCCCCACGTGCAACGCATGGGTGAACTCCTGCAGCAGTTGCTGGCTGAGCTGGTGGGCCGTCACCCCCAGCTTCTGGAGGGGGTGCGCGGCTGGGGACTGCTCCAGGGCCTGGTGCTCAGGCCGGAAGCCCCCACGGCCCCTCAGATCGTGCAGTCGGCGATTGAGAAGGGCTTGCTGGTGGTGCCCGCCGGGCCAAGGGTGGTGCGTCTGGTGCCGCCCCTGGTGATTCAGCCCCGCCAGCTCCGCCAGGCCGTGGCACTGCTGGAGCAGGCTCTGCTGGCGATCAGCGAACGGGTCTGA
- a CDS encoding FAD-binding oxidoreductase — translation MSFDPDTRPPALAVATQLPSGLPAPAKDSQLEALVAELTAVAAADPSAAANAGKGLVVIRSGPELERLSRDFFGYSPVLTPLLQDRLAQLVVRASCSEQVRLVAGACARHGVPLTLRGSGTGNYGQCVPLAGGVVLDLSGLNQLRQLDPLSGVMTAEAGCLLADLDQRLAPHGRELRLTPSTRRSASLGGFIAGGSGGIGSVRWGFLRDPGHLLGLEVVTVEPEPRLLQLDASASAPLNHAYGSNGILTAVTLATAAAVPWQQVVIDFRSWTAAVAAIRTLPATALLLNGLCLLEEAVAARLPSPGGHGPAICPPADGHRLLLLAAPDALPALEPLLAAMGGRLVWQAPEQGSRGVPLRELCWNHTTLHMRAHDPGWTYLQMLLPQPEAPALAALKHRWGDDLLWHLEAVRQQGCQRLAALPLVRWRGREALLELMEQARQLGAFLFNPHVLTVEDGGLGVIDADQVAAKHAYDPAGLLNPGKLRGWGER, via the coding sequence TTGTCCTTCGATCCAGACACCCGTCCCCCTGCCCTGGCTGTGGCCACCCAGCTGCCGAGCGGTCTGCCGGCGCCCGCCAAGGACTCCCAGCTCGAGGCTCTGGTGGCCGAGCTGACAGCCGTGGCCGCCGCAGATCCCTCAGCCGCCGCCAACGCCGGCAAAGGTCTGGTCGTGATCCGCAGCGGGCCTGAGCTGGAGCGACTCTCCAGGGATTTCTTCGGCTACTCCCCGGTGCTGACGCCGCTGCTGCAGGACAGGCTGGCCCAGCTGGTGGTCAGGGCCAGCTGTAGCGAGCAGGTGCGGCTGGTGGCGGGAGCCTGTGCCCGTCATGGGGTGCCGCTCACGCTGCGGGGAAGCGGCACCGGGAACTACGGCCAGTGTGTCCCTCTGGCGGGGGGAGTGGTGCTCGACCTCAGCGGCCTCAACCAGCTGCGGCAGCTGGATCCCCTCAGCGGGGTGATGACCGCCGAGGCGGGATGCCTGCTGGCCGACCTGGACCAGCGGCTGGCCCCCCATGGTCGGGAGTTGCGTCTCACCCCGAGCACTCGCCGCAGCGCCAGCCTGGGGGGGTTCATCGCTGGAGGTTCAGGCGGCATCGGCTCGGTGCGCTGGGGCTTCCTGCGGGACCCGGGTCATCTGCTGGGGCTGGAAGTGGTGACGGTGGAGCCAGAGCCCCGGCTGCTGCAGCTCGATGCCAGCGCCAGTGCACCCCTCAACCACGCCTACGGCAGCAACGGCATCCTCACCGCCGTGACCCTGGCCACAGCCGCGGCGGTGCCCTGGCAACAGGTGGTGATCGATTTCCGCAGCTGGACTGCAGCGGTGGCGGCGATTCGCACCCTGCCGGCCACCGCCCTTCTGCTCAATGGCCTCTGCCTTCTGGAGGAGGCGGTGGCCGCGCGTCTGCCCTCTCCGGGGGGCCATGGCCCCGCCATCTGTCCACCGGCGGATGGGCATCGACTGCTGCTGCTGGCGGCCCCGGACGCCCTGCCGGCCCTGGAGCCGCTGCTGGCGGCCATGGGCGGGAGGCTGGTCTGGCAGGCGCCGGAGCAGGGCAGCCGTGGCGTGCCCCTGCGCGAGCTCTGCTGGAACCACACCACCCTGCACATGCGGGCCCATGACCCCGGTTGGACCTATCTGCAGATGCTCCTGCCCCAACCGGAGGCTCCGGCCCTCGCCGCCCTCAAGCATCGCTGGGGCGATGATCTGCTCTGGCACCTCGAGGCCGTGCGTCAGCAGGGCTGCCAGCGCCTGGCAGCCCTGCCGCTGGTGCGCTGGCGTGGCAGGGAGGCGCTGCTGGAGCTGATGGAGCAGGCTCGGCAGCTGGGAGCCTTCCTGTTCAACCCCCACGTGCTCACGGTGGAGGATGGGGGCCTGGGAGTGATCGACGCCGACCAGGTGGCGGCCAAACACGCCTACGACCCGGCGGGTCTGCTCAACCCCGGCAAATTGCGGGGCTGGGGTGAACGCTGA
- the trpC gene encoding indole-3-glycerol phosphate synthase TrpC, with protein MEIRRRPPNPPVRVAHLQYGIPHDEAAPRHILEEILWEKDRDITASRERVPLEKLKQQVAELPPCRDFVAALRASCRKPAVIAEVKKASPSKGVIRADFDPVSIARGYRAGGASCLSVLTDKAFFQGGFEVLVEVRQSVDLPLLCKDFILTPYQLYQARAAGADAALLIAAILSDQDLTYLLKVAHNLGLAVLLEVHDAGEMERALALEGVDLIGINNRDLTSFHTDLATTEELMARYGERLRSNGALLVSESGLASRDDLDRVMGAGADAVLVGEALMREADVTAALENLIDG; from the coding sequence TTGGAGATCCGTCGACGCCCCCCCAATCCCCCCGTGCGGGTGGCCCACCTGCAGTACGGCATCCCTCACGACGAGGCGGCCCCCCGTCACATTCTCGAGGAGATCCTCTGGGAGAAGGACCGGGACATCACGGCGTCGCGCGAGAGGGTGCCCCTGGAGAAGCTCAAGCAGCAGGTGGCCGAACTCCCCCCCTGCCGCGACTTCGTGGCGGCCCTGCGCGCCAGCTGCCGCAAGCCGGCCGTGATCGCCGAAGTGAAGAAAGCCAGCCCGAGCAAAGGGGTGATCCGCGCGGATTTCGACCCCGTGAGCATCGCCCGTGGCTACCGGGCCGGCGGGGCCAGCTGTCTGTCGGTGCTCACCGACAAGGCCTTTTTCCAGGGGGGTTTCGAGGTGCTGGTGGAGGTGCGTCAGTCCGTCGACCTGCCCCTGCTCTGCAAGGACTTCATCCTCACGCCCTATCAGCTGTATCAGGCCCGTGCCGCCGGGGCCGATGCCGCCCTGCTGATCGCCGCCATCCTCTCTGACCAGGACCTCACCTACCTGCTCAAGGTGGCCCACAACCTGGGGCTGGCGGTGCTGCTGGAAGTGCATGACGCCGGCGAGATGGAGCGGGCGCTGGCGCTTGAGGGCGTCGACCTGATCGGCATCAACAACCGTGACCTCACCAGCTTCCACACCGACCTGGCCACCACCGAGGAGTTGATGGCCCGCTACGGCGAGCGTCTGCGCTCCAATGGTGCCCTGCTGGTGAGCGAGTCGGGGCTGGCCAGTCGGGATGATCTCGACCGGGTGATGGGCGCCGGCGCCGATGCCGTGCTGGTGGGCGAGGCCCTGATGCGCGAAGCCGACGTGACAGCCGCCCTCGAGAATCTGATCGATGGCTGA
- the lpdA gene encoding dihydrolipoyl dehydrogenase has translation MSDASAASFDFDLIVIGAGYGGFDAAKHAADHGLRTAIVESRDMGGTCVNRGCVPSKALLAASGRVRELADAEHLRDFGIHAAPVRFERQKIADHANQLVATIRSNLTKTLERAGATILRGKGRLEGPQRVAVREASGIERVYSARDVIIATGSDPFVPPGIETDGRTVFTSDEAISLEWLPRWIAIIGSGYIGLEFADVYTALGCEVTMIEALDRVMPTFDPDIAKIAARKLIDGRDIDARSGVLAKTVTPGSPVRIELVEMASREPVETLEVDAVLVATGRVPVSKDLNLESVGVTTNRGFIPVDEAMRVLVDGEPLPHLWAVGDVTGKMMLAHTAAAQGSVAVDNILGHQRLIDYRSIPAATFTHPEISSVGLSEVEARELAAADGFELGLVRSYFKANSKALAELESDGLMKLLFNRSSGEVLGAHIYGLHAADLIQEIANAVARRQSVRELANEVHTHPTLSEVVEVAYKQAAAALV, from the coding sequence GTGAGCGACGCCAGCGCAGCCAGCTTTGACTTCGATCTGATCGTGATCGGTGCCGGTTATGGCGGCTTCGATGCCGCCAAGCATGCCGCCGACCATGGCCTGCGCACGGCGATCGTGGAGTCGCGCGACATGGGCGGCACCTGCGTGAACCGGGGCTGCGTGCCTTCCAAGGCCCTGCTGGCCGCCAGTGGCCGTGTGCGGGAGCTGGCGGACGCCGAGCATCTGCGCGACTTCGGCATCCATGCGGCCCCGGTGCGCTTCGAGCGCCAGAAGATCGCCGACCACGCCAACCAGCTGGTGGCCACGATCCGCTCCAACCTCACCAAGACCCTCGAGCGCGCGGGGGCCACGATCCTGCGGGGCAAGGGGCGGCTCGAGGGCCCGCAGCGGGTGGCGGTGCGCGAAGCCAGCGGCATCGAGCGGGTGTACTCCGCCCGTGACGTGATCATCGCCACCGGCTCCGATCCCTTCGTGCCGCCCGGCATCGAAACCGACGGCCGCACCGTCTTCACCAGCGACGAGGCCATCAGTCTGGAGTGGCTGCCCCGCTGGATCGCGATCATCGGCAGTGGCTACATCGGTCTGGAATTCGCCGACGTCTACACGGCCCTGGGCTGTGAGGTCACGATGATCGAAGCCCTCGACCGGGTGATGCCGACCTTCGATCCCGACATCGCCAAGATCGCCGCGCGCAAGCTCATCGACGGCCGCGACATCGACGCCCGCTCCGGGGTTCTGGCCAAGACGGTGACCCCGGGATCGCCGGTGCGGATCGAGCTGGTGGAGATGGCCAGCCGCGAGCCCGTGGAGACCCTGGAGGTGGATGCCGTGCTGGTGGCCACCGGCCGGGTGCCCGTGAGCAAGGACCTCAACCTGGAGAGCGTCGGTGTGACCACCAACCGCGGCTTCATTCCGGTGGACGAGGCCATGCGCGTGCTGGTGGATGGCGAGCCCCTGCCGCATCTCTGGGCCGTGGGCGATGTGACCGGCAAGATGATGCTGGCCCACACCGCCGCCGCCCAGGGGAGCGTGGCCGTGGACAACATCCTGGGTCATCAGCGCCTGATCGATTACCGCTCGATCCCGGCGGCCACCTTCACCCATCCCGAGATCAGTTCCGTTGGCCTGAGCGAAGTCGAGGCCAGGGAGCTGGCGGCGGCGGATGGTTTCGAGCTGGGCCTGGTGCGCAGTTACTTCAAGGCCAACTCCAAGGCGCTGGCGGAACTCGAAAGCGACGGCCTGATGAAACTCCTGTTCAACCGCAGCAGCGGCGAGGTGCTGGGGGCCCACATCTACGGACTGCATGCCGCCGATCTGATCCAGGAGATCGCCAATGCCGTGGCCCGGCGCCAGAGCGTGCGCGAGCTGGCCAACGAGGTGCACACCCACCCAACCCTGAGTGAAGTGGTGGAGGTGGCCTACAAGCAGGCGGCCGCGGCACTGGTCTGA
- the murA gene encoding UDP-N-acetylglucosamine 1-carboxyvinyltransferase, with amino-acid sequence MTLTVAPTPTSLVTPQLEITGGRRLSGEVRVSGAKNSALVLMAACLLSRDTLRLTNVPPLTDIAGMGEILTALGVRVRRGLDWVELDASHLSQSTPPYELVNSLRASFFCIGPLLARLGMAKVPLPGGCKIGSRPVSEHVKGLKTLGAQVSIEHGVVSAAVPGRSLRLTGGRIHLECPSVGATETLMMAAALAQGETVIENAALEPEVVDLAGLLNAMGGRVQGAGTPTIVIDGVDRLHGADYAVIPDRIEAGTFLLAAAITRSALRVTPVITDHLGAVLTKLVDAGCELIPDGEGMTLRAEHIQAVDLRTQPFPGFPTDLQAPFMSVLATAHGTSMVVENIFENRLQHVAELQRMGADIRMQGNTALVEGVSRLSGAPVQGTDLRASAAMVLAGLAADGITTVQGLEFLDRGYADFEGKLNAVGASIRRLEP; translated from the coding sequence ATGACCCTGACCGTCGCTCCGACGCCCACCTCCCTGGTCACCCCCCAGCTGGAGATCACGGGTGGACGGCGGCTCTCCGGTGAGGTCCGGGTCAGCGGTGCCAAGAATTCCGCCCTGGTGCTGATGGCGGCCTGCCTGCTCAGCCGCGACACCCTGCGACTGACCAACGTGCCCCCCCTGACCGACATCGCCGGGATGGGAGAGATCCTCACCGCCCTCGGTGTGCGCGTGAGACGGGGCCTCGACTGGGTGGAGCTCGACGCCAGCCATCTCAGTCAGTCGACTCCTCCCTATGAACTGGTGAACAGCCTGCGGGCGAGCTTCTTCTGCATCGGCCCCCTGCTCGCCCGACTCGGCATGGCCAAAGTGCCCCTGCCGGGTGGCTGCAAGATCGGCTCCAGGCCGGTCAGCGAGCACGTCAAGGGCCTCAAGACCCTCGGTGCCCAGGTGAGCATCGAGCATGGAGTGGTCTCAGCCGCCGTTCCGGGCCGCAGCCTGCGCCTCACCGGTGGCCGCATCCACCTGGAATGTCCCAGCGTCGGCGCCACCGAGACCCTGATGATGGCCGCCGCCCTGGCGCAGGGGGAAACGGTGATCGAGAACGCGGCGCTCGAGCCTGAGGTGGTGGATCTGGCCGGTCTGCTCAACGCCATGGGAGGCCGCGTCCAGGGCGCAGGCACTCCCACGATCGTCATCGATGGCGTCGATCGCCTGCACGGGGCCGATTACGCCGTGATCCCCGACCGCATTGAAGCCGGTACCTTTCTGCTCGCCGCGGCCATCACCCGTTCAGCCCTGCGCGTCACCCCGGTGATCACCGATCACCTCGGCGCCGTGCTCACCAAACTCGTGGATGCAGGCTGCGAGCTGATTCCCGATGGCGAGGGCATGACCCTCCGCGCCGAACACATTCAGGCTGTCGACCTGCGCACCCAGCCCTTCCCCGGCTTCCCCACCGATCTGCAGGCACCTTTCATGAGCGTGCTGGCCACCGCCCATGGCACCAGCATGGTGGTGGAGAACATCTTCGAGAACCGCCTCCAGCACGTGGCTGAGCTGCAGCGCATGGGCGCTGACATCCGCATGCAGGGCAACACCGCCCTGGTGGAGGGTGTGTCTCGCCTCAGCGGTGCCCCTGTTCAGGGCACCGACCTGCGCGCCTCGGCCGCCATGGTGCTGGCCGGCCTGGCCGCCGATGGCATCACCACCGTTCAGGGGCTGGAGTTCCTGGATCGCGGCTACGCCGATTTCGAAGGCAAGCTCAATGCCGTCGGCGCCTCGATCCGGCGCCTGGAGCCCTGA
- a CDS encoding folylpolyglutamate synthase/dihydrofolate synthase family protein — MQAIDSFADLIEPFSRRGVDLGLERMRRALAELGHPERRFAAVQVAGTNGKGSICTLVHAALQASGLRTGLYTSPHLVSWCERIRLGDQPIAAQELRRLLSDLQPLARRHDLTPFELVTLAAFQAFADAGLDLVVLEVGLGGRLDATTVHPERQVLGFAAIGMDHAEVLGSTIEAITTEKAGILSRGSLAVSGPQQEEAASVLRQRAFESGSRLRWVSPLATDREDLVAGHLRWRSGLPGLVQRHNAAVALGLVQALRQLGWTIPDQAIVEGFEGARWPARLQPVLWRSQPMLLDGAHNLPAAEALRRELDQGEANGRGCCWVLGMLANKPAPAMVRALLAPSDRAWLVPVPDHPCWSLEAVLAEAPELAGRLGATASLAEALSAATACAAGGTVVVAGSLYLIGDLIASGTLQQRA; from the coding sequence TTGCAAGCCATCGATTCGTTCGCCGATCTGATCGAGCCGTTCAGCCGCCGGGGTGTTGACCTGGGTCTCGAGCGGATGCGCCGCGCACTGGCGGAGCTGGGCCATCCCGAGCGCCGTTTCGCGGCGGTTCAGGTGGCGGGCACCAACGGCAAGGGATCGATCTGCACCCTGGTGCACGCAGCCCTCCAGGCCAGTGGCCTGCGCACCGGTCTCTACACCTCCCCCCACCTGGTGAGCTGGTGCGAGCGGATCCGGCTGGGGGACCAGCCGATCGCCGCCCAGGAGCTGCGCCGGCTGCTGAGCGATCTGCAGCCCCTGGCCCGGCGCCACGATCTGACCCCCTTCGAGCTGGTGACCCTGGCGGCCTTCCAGGCCTTCGCCGACGCCGGCCTCGACCTGGTGGTGCTGGAAGTGGGACTGGGGGGACGGCTGGACGCGACCACCGTCCATCCCGAGCGCCAGGTGCTGGGCTTCGCCGCCATCGGCATGGACCATGCCGAGGTGCTCGGCTCCACCATCGAGGCCATCACCACGGAGAAAGCGGGGATCCTCAGCCGCGGCAGCCTGGCGGTGAGCGGCCCCCAGCAGGAGGAAGCCGCTTCCGTGCTGCGCCAGCGCGCCTTCGAGAGCGGCAGCCGCCTGCGCTGGGTCAGCCCGCTCGCCACGGACCGGGAGGATCTGGTGGCCGGCCACCTGCGCTGGCGCAGCGGCCTGCCGGGCCTGGTCCAGCGCCACAACGCCGCCGTGGCCCTCGGACTGGTGCAGGCCCTTCGCCAGCTGGGCTGGACGATCCCCGACCAGGCCATCGTCGAGGGGTTTGAGGGAGCGCGCTGGCCGGCGCGGCTGCAACCGGTGCTCTGGCGGAGCCAGCCGATGCTGCTGGATGGGGCCCACAACCTGCCGGCAGCCGAAGCCCTGCGCCGGGAACTGGATCAGGGCGAGGCCAATGGACGCGGATGTTGCTGGGTGCTGGGGATGCTGGCGAACAAGCCCGCGCCGGCGATGGTCAGGGCCCTGCTGGCCCCCTCCGATCGGGCCTGGCTGGTGCCGGTGCCGGACCATCCCTGCTGGAGCCTGGAGGCGGTGCTGGCGGAAGCCCCCGAGCTGGCCGGACGCCTCGGGGCGACCGCCTCCCTGGCCGAAGCCCTGAGTGCCGCCACAGCCTGTGCCGCGGGAGGGACGGTGGTCGTGGCGGGATCGCTCTACCTGATCGGAGACCTGATCGCTTCAGGCACCCTCCAGCAACGGGCGTGA
- a CDS encoding pentapeptide repeat-containing protein, with the protein MTPATPPIQPQEGHDQNQRRGWPGALTVVLLTLLAVSLLGSPCCPAAFALDTSAGVGLQDRALFQDRVDYTLTNQDGKDFSGQQLANTSFAGVMARDADFSGADLHGSILTQASFLRSDFSGADLSDALMDRTDFSGTDLSGALLRGVIAAGSSFSGAVIDGADFSEALLDRSDQRALCLRAQGTNPTTGVSTRLSLDCP; encoded by the coding sequence ATGACCCCTGCCACACCTCCGATCCAGCCGCAGGAGGGGCACGACCAGAACCAGCGTCGCGGCTGGCCCGGAGCCCTGACCGTCGTGCTGCTGACCCTGCTGGCGGTCTCGCTGCTGGGCAGTCCCTGCTGCCCAGCAGCCTTCGCCCTCGACACCAGCGCAGGGGTGGGCCTGCAGGATCGCGCCCTGTTCCAGGACAGGGTCGATTACACCCTCACCAACCAGGACGGCAAGGACTTCAGCGGCCAGCAGCTGGCCAACACCTCCTTCGCCGGGGTGATGGCCCGGGATGCCGATTTCAGCGGCGCGGATCTGCACGGATCAATCCTGACGCAGGCCTCGTTCCTGCGTTCCGATTTCAGCGGCGCCGACCTCTCCGATGCCCTGATGGACCGGACCGACTTCAGCGGCACCGACCTGAGCGGAGCCCTGCTGCGGGGTGTGATCGCCGCCGGGAGCAGCTTCAGCGGCGCGGTGATCGATGGCGCCGACTTCAGCGAGGCCCTGCTGGATCGCTCCGATCAGCGCGCCCTCTGCCTCCGGGCTCAGGGAACCAATCCCACCACGGGCGTGAGCACCCGCCTCAGCCTCGACTGCCCCTAG
- a CDS encoding RNA methyltransferase, producing MCAAVSRSEAGSGSPWVPLARELITSRRNPLVGRLRTLHQSRGRREQNLLLLEGTHLLEEALRLGLRPRQVLASPVWIERQRSLLEAHPWMAAVLQPVAQPVLEAVATTTHPDGVVLTLPWPEPPAGEGAEFVLALDRLQDPGNLGTLMRTALAAGVEELWLAEGADPFQPKVLRASAGAALALPCRRLEQLLPRLESARRGGAQVVASVVAGGLPYWQLDWTRPTVLLLGNEGAGLAPELLAVSSHQVTIPHSGAVESLNVAVAAAPLLLERWRQLTGENAGHQPQQPR from the coding sequence ATGTGCGCCGCCGTCAGTCGTTCTGAGGCCGGCTCAGGCTCCCCCTGGGTGCCCCTGGCGCGTGAGCTGATCACCAGCCGGCGCAATCCGTTGGTTGGACGGTTGCGCACTCTTCACCAGTCCCGTGGTCGCCGGGAGCAGAACCTGCTGCTGCTGGAGGGCACCCATCTGCTGGAAGAGGCCCTGCGCCTGGGCCTGCGGCCCCGCCAGGTGCTGGCCAGCCCGGTCTGGATCGAGCGTCAGCGCTCGCTTCTGGAGGCCCACCCGTGGATGGCCGCGGTGCTGCAACCGGTTGCTCAGCCGGTGCTGGAGGCGGTGGCCACCACCACCCATCCCGATGGAGTGGTGCTGACGCTGCCTTGGCCGGAGCCGCCGGCTGGCGAGGGTGCCGAGTTCGTGCTGGCCCTCGATCGCCTTCAGGATCCAGGCAACCTCGGCACTCTGATGCGCACCGCCCTGGCGGCGGGGGTGGAGGAGCTCTGGCTGGCGGAGGGGGCCGACCCCTTCCAGCCCAAGGTGCTGCGCGCCTCCGCCGGCGCGGCCCTGGCCCTGCCCTGCCGTCGGCTCGAGCAGCTGCTGCCCCGCCTGGAGTCGGCCCGCAGGGGCGGCGCCCAGGTGGTGGCTTCGGTGGTGGCTGGTGGGCTGCCCTACTGGCAGCTCGACTGGACCCGCCCCACGGTGCTGCTGCTCGGCAATGAGGGGGCCGGGCTGGCTCCGGAGTTGCTGGCAGTCAGCAGCCACCAGGTCACCATTCCCCACAGCGGGGCAGTGGAATCGCTGAATGTGGCGGTGGCCGCCGCACCGCTGCTTCTGGAGCGCTGGCGTCAGCTGACGGGGGAGAATGCGGGGCACCAACCGCAGCAGCCCAGGTGA
- a CDS encoding amidohydrolase family protein, which produces MVSAAESLPPLLLPRALIDPRRLDLPPADASGLVAVRLSHQHGRITAIETHQRRDGDLLPLALTPLVEPHAHLDKAFSWERHPNPAGTMQGALAANQAEHQDRTLEQVLERGERALEQAWRYGLRAVRSHIDSLGPGAEPGWEGLLQLQRRWAPRLELQLVALVPVRHWDSAAGEALARRLVSRGPRGSVLLGGVLGAPLASGRGDGEGLLALLRLADSLGAPVDLHVDESGEGGGAGVALVASLVRRHRIGVPVTCSHSCSMSQLKAPRLSRLADAMADASLAVVALPPTNLWLLGHHAGDTPATRPLAPIRQLQRAGVTVAVGGDNVQDPWYPGGDFDPLELLRFSLPAAHLAPWQRQGLAPFTTAASRLMGLEWDGVLRSGAPADLVVLAAGSWSELLARAPQRRVLRAGEWLPLPSPPALAARLEAMAASWPGPAE; this is translated from the coding sequence GTGGTGAGCGCGGCTGAGTCCCTGCCGCCGCTGCTGCTGCCGCGCGCCCTGATCGACCCCCGGCGGCTCGACCTGCCCCCTGCGGATGCGAGCGGCCTGGTGGCCGTGCGTCTGAGCCATCAGCATGGACGGATCACGGCGATCGAGACTCACCAGCGGCGTGACGGGGACCTGCTGCCGCTGGCGCTCACACCACTGGTGGAGCCCCATGCCCACCTCGACAAGGCCTTCAGCTGGGAGCGCCACCCGAACCCGGCGGGCACGATGCAGGGGGCCCTGGCCGCCAACCAGGCTGAGCACCAGGACCGCACTCTCGAGCAGGTGCTGGAGCGGGGTGAGCGTGCCCTGGAGCAGGCCTGGCGCTATGGGCTGAGGGCTGTGCGCAGCCACATCGACAGCCTCGGCCCAGGCGCCGAGCCGGGATGGGAGGGGCTGCTGCAGCTGCAACGCCGCTGGGCGCCGCGGCTGGAGCTGCAGCTGGTGGCCCTGGTGCCGGTGCGCCACTGGGACTCGGCGGCGGGCGAGGCCCTGGCCCGGCGGCTCGTCAGCCGTGGTCCGAGGGGATCGGTGCTGCTGGGTGGGGTTCTGGGGGCTCCCCTGGCCTCCGGCCGTGGCGATGGCGAAGGGCTGCTGGCCCTGCTGCGGCTGGCCGACAGCCTCGGTGCCCCAGTGGATCTCCACGTCGACGAGAGCGGCGAGGGGGGGGGAGCGGGGGTGGCCCTGGTGGCCAGTCTGGTGCGGCGGCATCGCATCGGTGTGCCGGTCACCTGCAGCCACAGCTGCTCGATGTCGCAGTTGAAGGCTCCCCGCCTGAGCCGGCTCGCCGATGCCATGGCGGACGCCTCCCTGGCGGTGGTGGCCTTGCCCCCCACGAACCTCTGGCTGCTGGGACATCACGCTGGAGACACCCCGGCCACCCGGCCCCTGGCCCCGATCCGCCAGCTGCAGCGCGCCGGTGTCACGGTGGCGGTGGGGGGTGACAACGTTCAGGACCCCTGGTATCCGGGAGGGGATTTCGATCCGTTGGAACTGCTCCGCTTCTCCCTCCCGGCGGCCCACCTGGCCCCCTGGCAGCGGCAGGGGCTGGCTCCCTTCACCACCGCCGCCTCGCGGTTGATGGGTCTGGAGTGGGATGGGGTGCTGCGCTCCGGGGCGCCAGCCGATCTGGTGGTGCTCGCCGCCGGCAGCTGGAGTGAGTTGCTGGCCCGCGCTCCCCAGCGCCGGGTGCTGCGCGCAGGCGAGTGGCTGCCTCTGCCGTCGCCGCCGGCGCTGGCGGCACGGCTGGAGGCGATGGCCGCGTCCTGGCCCGGCCCGGCTGAGTAG